In candidate division WOR-3 bacterium, a single window of DNA contains:
- a CDS encoding DUF6512 family protein, with amino-acid sequence MFIQKIPVKAFLYLIIFSALHFGYDLTGWSILTPFCGIDESIFQHLKMAFWAYLFASLIEYLVIQKRINAKASFWYARLLSTIFVPWFVFLIWYLAPAIRGKTDSNIIELLWAIFSSYLSGIFAGITEKTAERFEFNTSIRIVLIVFIIISAFLFIRFTYSLPWVDMFANPESI; translated from the coding sequence ATGTTTATTCAAAAAATTCCAGTTAAAGCATTCCTTTATCTAATTATATTTTCTGCATTGCATTTCGGATATGATTTGACTGGTTGGTCTATCCTTACACCATTCTGTGGTATTGATGAATCTATCTTTCAACATCTGAAAATGGCATTCTGGGCATATCTATTTGCCAGCTTAATAGAATACTTAGTTATTCAGAAGAGAATAAATGCGAAAGCAAGTTTCTGGTATGCGCGATTATTGTCAACAATTTTTGTGCCCTGGTTTGTTTTTCTTATATGGTATCTGGCACCGGCAATCCGGGGCAAAACGGATTCCAACATAATTGAATTGTTATGGGCAATTTTTAGTTCTTATCTATCTGGCATATTTGCTGGTATAACCGAAAAGACTGCTGAAAGATTTGAGTTCAATACTTCAATTAGGATTGTGCTCATTGTTTTTATAATAATCTCGGCTTTTCTATTCATAAGGTTTACTTATTCATTACCCTGGGTGGATATGTTTGCAAATCCAGAGTCAATATAA